GAAAAGTTGGACGTTACCGGACCGGTCGTTCAGGAAATTCTCGATCGCGGCGGCGCTATCGATCGACTTGGAGCGCTTGTAGGTGTCGGTGTCGAGCAAGCCCAACTCAACCTCAATGGCACCAGGTATGTAATGCAGGGGTGGGGGCTGGCCGTTGGCAAAATAGAAACCGCGCGGATGCCGACCATCCGGGTTCTGGGGCAGAACCGGGAAGCCGTTCGTCACCTCGTAAGGCTGGAAGCTGAGGTGAACCACCCCGTCCAGAATCTTGCTGAACTCGTTGGTGTTCCGCTCGGCGCTGTACCGCCACGAAACGAATTCTGCCTGCAGAGCCGCCAGGTCATTGGTTGCCTTCCAGCGTGGAAAAGCGCGTTCCGATCGGTACAGCGCCCCCACCTTGCGATCCTTGATCGCATTCTCGCGGAAGTCGTAAAAGATCACCTTCCAGTCAGCGCTTTCCTTGCTGGGCACGACGAAACAAAAACTCTGCAGCTCGTTGGTCCGGCTCAACCCGGGGTTGCCAGGAATGCTCTGAATGAGCTGCCGTCCATCCGTGCGGTACACCGAAGCAAACCGGTAGACATTAGTAACCAGGGCCGGAAGTTGAACCATTTCCTGCATCTCACGGCTGAGCAGGCTGAGAAAGGCTCGACCGTTCTCGAGGGTGTCCGTCTGCGCCCCGCTCGCGCGGAGCGCGCGCTGGGCTTGGTTCAGCGTGGCCATCAATCCCACCACGATCACCGTCAGCAGAGTCATCGCCACCATGATCTCGACCAGCGAATAGCCTTGGCGAAGGCGCAGCCCCTCCGCCAGAGGAACTCCTCCGCGCAGGACGACATCCGAACCTCGCTGCACCTGACGATCTCGGCAACATTTCATAGGATCATTGGAAGCGACTGGTATTGAGCACGCGCTGTGGCGGCTCGAGCAACGCCCCGCTTACGTAGGTTCGCAAGGTGATCTGATTGCGAGGAACCCATCCGTGTGTGTAGGTCGATGGCGACGGCGGCCACATGATGGTGAGCCTGACCTCGCTCAGATTGTTGGCGAATGTGTTCTTTTGCTTGGTTCGGTGCATCCGCTCGCGGGCGTCTAAAATCTCGGTCGTCGTAAATGCCGCATCAGGAACGCTCGTAATCGGAACCACCTCGGTAAGCAGGAAATAGCTGAAGGCGATGCGGTCATCTCCGGAGACCGAGCCCTTCTCCGAAGCAGTGCCGCTCAACGACCGCACCAGGGCGACGCTGTACAGATGCTCCGATTGATTCGCCACCCGCGGAAGGGTCAAGAACTCGATAACCTCCGAGTCCTTGGTGAACTGTGCCCCGCGCACTTTTTCCTCCAGCCGGGGAGGATTTTCGGCCCCCTTCTCATAGGCGACCCAAATTCGCTCCACGTTGTTCACCAGGTCATTGGTCCCCCGTGCCCCCTGTCGGATCGCCTCCAAGAAATAGGTGGCATCCTGCATGACGATGGTGCGTTCGCGGGTGTCCCGCTGAATGTTCAGTCCGGTCGGCAACACGCCGATCACGGCCACGATCGCGAAGCCAATCACAGCCAGACTCACCGCAATTTCAAGGAGAGTGAAACCCGCTAAACTGCCACGGGAAACCGAACGCATGATCTTCATTGAATTTCTCCTCCTTCCACGCGACTTCTGCCGCTGAGCGGATCCACCGTCACTCGCTTGATGTAATTGGTGATCGACAGAAAGTTGCTGTTGGGATCAAACGGGGCCTTCACCAGAATACTGGGCGCAGCCCAGTCCAAAACGCGTTTCCCGAAGCCATCGTCCTTGCGGGCCGGAGCCACGCTCCCGGCCACCAGCGGTATCACCGCCCGCGCAGCCAGCGACTGGCGCCAATTTTCGACTTTTTGCTCAGCACGCACATAGCCCGATTCGCTCAGCGTCAGGGCTCCGGTGGAATCAAAAGCAATGTAGGGAAGCCGTTTGTAGGTGCTGCCATCCTCGGAAGGCACTTTCACAGTCGGATTCTCCTTGGCGGACAGATAATCCATGGGCAGGAATCCGAAGAACTTCGAATCATCCTCGGGACTCTGAAATTTGTTGGTCGAGATGAACACCCCATCCGGGAGCTCCTTCCATTCCGACAAGTAGCGGGGCTCCTCCTGGCCCGGCTGAGAACCGACCGACCGTCGTGAAAACAAGGCGTAGCCACGAGCCTGTCGGCTGGCCAGGATGTCCTTCTGCGCGGCCGGTAGATTGTTGGTGAGCGTCGACCCAGCCTCGATCAAAGGAACAAAAAGAACATAAACGGTGGAACGCGTGCTGATCGCCAGCTGGCGGGCCCGATTTAGATCATCGGCCAGCTGGCGGTGCGCGATATCCAACGACACCGACTTGGTCTTGAGCGCCGGCGCCGCCAAACCGGCGATCAACGCGATCAGCCCGATGACAACCAAAAGCTCGATCAATGAAAATGCCTGAGCGCTCGACGAGACCCTCGATCGGCACCGTAGGACTTCACCCGCCTGATCCCACTCTTGACGAGCTGTGATCATAATTACCTCTTCCAGCTGAGAATATTGTCGCCGTTGTCCTCTTCGGTCGCGGCCACTCCCGACGTATAGCCGCGATTCGGCCCCATGGACCACACCATCACATCCCCGACGAGAACATACTTCCCCTCCTCTTTGAACTTCTTCTCGGTTTCCTTGGTCAGGCCGGTGATCCCCTGGGTATCGCCCCTCTCCAAGCCTCCCTTGCCGTAGGCCTCGTCGACCACTTTACCACTGTAGTTCAGGTCGAAGCTGAGAACGTACGGCGTTCCCCAGGGATCACGATAAATGCCGTTCTTATCGATACCCGGACTGTTGGCATCGATGGCGGGACGAGGCCCGGTGAGGAAGTTTTGTTTCTGCGGGTTACGGACGTTGTCCACGTTGTAATTCTTGGTGGCGATGTCCGTGGCGCGCAGGATGGAGATCACCTCGGCGTTCGAATCGGGATTGGTGAGACCGAAGGTGATGTCGTCCGTCCCAGCTTTCTGCGCGGTTGGAAACCGACTATAAGCGGCCTCGTACGCGTGCACCGCCGCCACCAAGTCCGCAATCTCCTTGTGAGCCATCTGGATCTTGGCCTTCCCCTTCATATTCGTCACCGCCGGCAAGATCATCCCGGCGAGGATCGCGATGATGGCAATCACCACCAGCATCTCCACCAGCGTGAACGCCTGTCGGCTCCCGTTGGAGGAGTGTGAACCGCCCAGGGACCGCGGGGAACAGAGGGCGGCCCGCCCAGGATCGGCCCCGGACAGCGACCAGACCCGACACCCGGCCCGGCGGCGAGCGATCGGTTCGCGACGCGAATGGTTCACCGAATGGCGATGAATCAGGCTGGGCTCCCAGGATCCGTCGACCCAATGGATCTCGAGCGCTTGCCGGCAGCGGTTGGGTTCAAAGTTCTGTTTCATAGTCATTACTATTACTTTATCCAGTTACCAATGATCTCAGGCTTCTCCCCGTCCTTCTCAGTCCACTCCACCCACAGGTCGTATCTCCCCGGGTTGTTGGTCGGATTGAGGGAGTTGTAACGCCACCGAAGATTCATCCCATCGGTCGACTTAATCGGAGCGCCCAGCAGGGTTCGACCATCGGCATCGACGAAGAAACCTGAGGTCTTGAGGTTCTTGTAGAAGTTCTCCGCCTCCTCGGCCTTCAGACCCGAGTTTTGAAAACCGTCGGTCTGATAGAGACTCTTGACCTTATCGATGGGGATTCGCGTCTGACCGTCCAACGTCTGATACTCCTTCGCCGACTTGTCGTAGAAGCTGCCCACCAATTCGAAATAGAGCGGGGGCCGATCTAAATTCTTGGCCGTGGAAGGAGGATAGCTCCCCTTCTTCGAGTGATACTCCTCGATCGCCGTCTGGATTTCGTTCATCTGCGTTTCCAGCCGGCTCCGCGTCTTCTTCTTACTCGCCCCGCCGAAGGAGGTCATGATCATTCCAGCCAGGATCCCGATGATCGCGATCACCACCAACAGCTCAATCAAGGTGAAGGCCGAAGTGGCACGAGCCGCACGCTGCATTCTGAATGAGGACATCATAATATTATCGGTCACGGAGCTCCCCTTCCAGGCGCTCGCTGATCCATTGTTTGATCATGCTTTGATAATTCAGATAGCGCGAGCGAGCCAATCGCTTAATTCGAGAAAGCATTCGCGGATCCATGCGTAACGTAATGCTCACCGACTCGCTCATCTCGCTGTTCGGAACCGTCGCCGATTCCATCAGCCTCAGCCCCAAACGAGTTTCATTCCAAAACGCCGCTTCCGCCGACTCACTCTCAAAAATAGGAACCTCTTCCCAAGTCGAGATCGCGTTCATCTGGTGCGACTTACTGTCCATTCAGGGTCTGCGTCAGCTTGCGCTGGTAAAACATGCGCTCCTCCGGATCGAAGGACCGCGCCAAAATGACTCTAACCATCTTCCCATTCGTGCGGTAGACACTAAAGATACCCACCCCACTGAGAGACATTCCCAAATTGAAGAAACGAGCCTGAACGGCGAAGCGAGGACTGTCCGGCAACAGGCGAATGGCAAACGGGTCTTCAAAGGTTTCTTCGATGTCTTTGACATTCAACTGACTGTTCAGCGGAAACGGAGGATTGTTCCAATCGAACTCCATCGTAATCTCAGTTCCTGTATTTCCATAGACAATGCAATGTAACTACAATGTATTTACACGCTGTCTCATTTATCGTCAATCATGAACCTTCATTTAGGGTAAAAAAGTCGGCCATCGGGACCACCCGATGGCCGAAAGTGGATCCGCCTCGACGGTGGCTATTTCTCGCCGCCGCCGCTGCTGGGAGCGTCGCCGATGCCTTCCATGAGTTTGATCAGGGGCAAGAACAGCGCGATGACGATACTGCCGACGACAATCGCCAAGAAGACGATCATGATTGGCTCCAAGAGGGAAGTCATCGCGGCAACTGCGTTGTCGACCTCTTCGTCGTAGTTGTCGGCAATCTTCATCAACATTTCGGGGAGAGCACCGGTTTGCTCACCGACGTCGACCATACTGATCACCATGGGAGGAAAGACATTGGCGGCTTCCAGAGGCGCGGTGATGGTTTCGCCCTCCTTCACGCTTTCGTGAACCGCCGCCACGGCGTCTCCGATCACCACGTTTCCGGAGGTTTCCTTAACGATATTCAGGGACTGAAGAATCGGAACACCGCTGCTGATCAGCGTGCCCAAGGTTCGGGTAAACCGGGCAATGGCTACTTTGGTGACCACTGGACCCAAGGCGGGCATGTTCAGCTTGAACCGATCGAACATCTTGCGGCC
The nucleotide sequence above comes from Verrucomicrobiales bacterium. Encoded proteins:
- a CDS encoding prepilin-type N-terminal cleavage/methylation domain-containing protein, translated to MKCCRDRQVQRGSDVVLRGGVPLAEGLRLRQGYSLVEIMVAMTLLTVIVVGLMATLNQAQRALRASGAQTDTLENGRAFLSLLSREMQEMVQLPALVTNVYRFASVYRTDGRQLIQSIPGNPGLSRTNELQSFCFVVPSKESADWKVIFYDFRENAIKDRKVGALYRSERAFPRWKATNDLAALQAEFVSWRYSAERNTNEFSKILDGVVHLSFQPYEVTNGFPVLPQNPDGRHPRGFYFANGQPPPLHYIPGAIEVELGLLDTDTYKRSKSIDSAAAIENFLNDRSGNVQLFRQRITISTRP
- a CDS encoding type II secretion system protein, with product MKIMRSVSRGSLAGFTLLEIAVSLAVIGFAIVAVIGVLPTGLNIQRDTRERTIVMQDATYFLEAIRQGARGTNDLVNNVERIWVAYEKGAENPPRLEEKVRGAQFTKDSEVIEFLTLPRVANQSEHLYSVALVRSLSGTASEKGSVSGDDRIAFSYFLLTEVVPITSVPDAAFTTTEILDARERMHRTKQKNTFANNLSEVRLTIMWPPSPSTYTHGWVPRNQITLRTYVSGALLEPPQRVLNTSRFQ
- a CDS encoding prepilin-type N-terminal cleavage/methylation domain-containing protein, which codes for MITARQEWDQAGEVLRCRSRVSSSAQAFSLIELLVVIGLIALIAGLAAPALKTKSVSLDIAHRQLADDLNRARQLAISTRSTVYVLFVPLIEAGSTLTNNLPAAQKDILASRQARGYALFSRRSVGSQPGQEEPRYLSEWKELPDGVFISTNKFQSPEDDSKFFGFLPMDYLSAKENPTVKVPSEDGSTYKRLPYIAFDSTGALTLSESGYVRAEQKVENWRQSLAARAVIPLVAGSVAPARKDDGFGKRVLDWAAPSILVKAPFDPNSNFLSITNYIKRVTVDPLSGRSRVEGGEIQ
- a CDS encoding prepilin-type N-terminal cleavage/methylation domain-containing protein, yielding MKQNFEPNRCRQALEIHWVDGSWEPSLIHRHSVNHSRREPIARRRAGCRVWSLSGADPGRAALCSPRSLGGSHSSNGSRQAFTLVEMLVVIAIIAILAGMILPAVTNMKGKAKIQMAHKEIADLVAAVHAYEAAYSRFPTAQKAGTDDITFGLTNPDSNAEVISILRATDIATKNYNVDNVRNPQKQNFLTGPRPAIDANSPGIDKNGIYRDPWGTPYVLSFDLNYSGKVVDEAYGKGGLERGDTQGITGLTKETEKKFKEEGKYVLVGDVMVWSMGPNRGYTSGVAATEEDNGDNILSWKR
- a CDS encoding type II secretion system protein — protein: MQRAARATSAFTLIELLVVIAIIGILAGMIMTSFGGASKKKTRSRLETQMNEIQTAIEEYHSKKGSYPPSTAKNLDRPPLYFELVGSFYDKSAKEYQTLDGQTRIPIDKVKSLYQTDGFQNSGLKAEEAENFYKNLKTSGFFVDADGRTLLGAPIKSTDGMNLRWRYNSLNPTNNPGRYDLWVEWTEKDGEKPEIIGNWIK